ACTCCGAGCGAAAATGGCTGATAGGAGAAGCGGCAACGTCCCGAACTCGAGCGCCAATTTATTGTTCTCCACGGCGCCGGAGTTTAACTTTAACCTGCCGTTCATCCCCGTCAGCCAGGCCACGGGCCCCGCAGTTCTGTCCGGAGGTGAGACGGgggcattttttaaatgcttttttctgGATTTGTCAGCTAGCATGTTTGGCTAAATTGGGTTAGCGggttttaatgatatttacCTGGTCAGCGACAATAAATGCCACCTGGGCAATAGCGGGTTACAGTGGCTTTAATGCCCCCAGAGACATGTCACCTTAATACGGGTTACACTTCTGTTAAAGCGGGTCATCATGTAcctttaaaaatataatgatgtatttttttttctaagtagAGGATACGAGTGACGTTACTAacgtttaataaataataatttccccCTTTTAGATGACTCCACTGATGTTGGAGAAGAGGACAGTTTTCTGGGACAAACCAGCACCACCGCAGCTCCACAGCACTCCACCCTGAGCTACTTCTCCAGCTCGTCCAGCGGCAGTGACCCGTTTGCATCTATCGGCCATCAGCCGTTCCCACCGCCCGTCTCCTCTTCTGCGGGCCCGGCGCCCGTCTCCGGCCCGCCGGTCTCTCAGTTCGGCGGCACGGTTTACCAGAACCCGGTGGGCCGATCTACGCCGCCCCCCAGCGCGGGGACCCCGCCGCCCCCGCAAGCCACACCGCAGCCGTTCAACCCGTACCGGCACACGCCCACGAGCAGCCGAGCGAGCCCGTACATCCCCGCCCCCGAGGTCCAGCAAACGATGTCTCCGCACAACTACAACGCGTACGCCCAGCCGCCCCCGGCACAGACGTTCCCGCCTGCTGCCTCCGCGTTCAGCAAGGTCGTCTGTCCAGCGATATTTCAGTTTATATCTGTTCATATCAGTTTATcgaaggtcccctgacatgaatttttttgcttttatacatttacattatttatcagacgcccttatccagagcgacttacaatcagtagttacagggacagtccccccctggagcaaagtgtcttgctcagggacacaatggtagtaagtgggatttgaacctgggtcttcttgttcataggcgagtcagtgtagataatgttttaggggaggggtgggaaacatttcccccttatgacatcacaaattccagatcagactgtctgagctgccactcgaGCAGAAAgaccaaagcgctctttacacctatcgccgtTTCAGGATCTtagacagactaggggaactcatattgatgttaaataaactcaaaaagtcaaattttcatgattGGGGACCTTGAAGACGCAATGCTATGAAATTAATTTGCAAAGGAGGGAGGGACATAATTATGGAACACTGCTAGATCATGGCAACTGTTCGACTAATGTTATGACCAAACTGGGAGTAATGTAGATGGTGCCTGCTTCTCTGCTCTTCcagcctccacctcctcctgcaCAACACCCAGTGCCACCAGCAGCTTCTACTATGACAGGACCCGTTGTCCCAGCCAACCCCATGATGCCATATACTTATAATGTTTATGAGCCTGTACAGCCGCATTGGTTCTACTGCAAGCAGGTGGAGGCCAAGAGTGTGTGGCTCCCATTCAGTATTTTTGATTCGCTCCAACTGGAAGAGACCTTCAATTCAGGTAGGCACTATATCTGAATCTCTCGATGTCTTATATCAAGCCGATTGCAAGGTCTCTAGTGTAAAATTACATTCTACCTGATAGTCCAGCCGGATCCGGAGAATGTGGTTCTAAACACGGATGGAGGTCGCTACGACGTGCAGCTCTACGACAGGATGCGCACCGCCGTGTATTGGGAGGAGGAGCCCACGGAAGTGCGGCGATGCACTTGGTTCTACAAAGGAGATTCGGACAGTCGTTTCATTCCCTACTCAGAGGAGTTCAGTGAAAAACTGGAGGTCTTGTGCTCATGCGTTCATTTGAGAAATCTTTTAGTGGACCCTATGAATGCAGTTCATGGTTATTGCAATTATTTATGGAATGTTATGGAGTATTTacaggatatatatatatatatataatttttttttttttttttttttttttttcccccatccaGGCAGAATATAAGAAAGCTGTGTCTACAAATCAGTGGCACCGCAGGCTGGAGTTCCCTTCAGGGGAGACTATTGTCATGCACAACCCAAAGGTTAACCTTTATTCAGAAACACATATTGtgtcatatttttttccattgttgCAATAACTATTTACGGATGATAATCGTTTGAATTGGAACCCTCCAGGTGATTGTTCAGTTTCAGCCTTCAGCCATGCCAGACGAGTGGGGCACTACTCAGGATGGGCAGACTCGGCCCAGGGTGGTAAAGAGGGGCATCGATGATGAGCACGATGTCCCTGATGGTAACGGGCCATACCTTCACATCCATTTAATATCCGGGTGATGAGTTTTGCAATGAATCTCTGTGTACTTGTTCCCTCAATAGGCGAGATGCCACAAGTGGATCACCTGGTGTTTATGGTGCATGGGATTGGTCCTGTGTGTGACCTCAGGTTCAGGAGTATGGTGGAGTGTGGTGAGCGCGATAGCGTTACTGTTGTAGGGCCATGTATATCTTACAGTTATAGAGTTATGTACTCTGTAGTTATTCATAGTCTTTGTGCGATTTTAGTGGACGACTTCCGCGCGGTGTCTCTGAAGCTCCTGCAGAGtcactataagaaggctcttgaTGATCATACCATCAGCAGAGTAGAATTCCTGCCAGTCCAGTGGCACACAGCGTTGCATGGTGATGCCACAGGGGTGGACAGGTACGTCTCAGCCCTTATCTTGATCATAGCGATGACGACTCGTTTGTACTGTAAAAAGCCTTTTGCTCACTACAGACGAATCAAGAAGATCACACTGCCGAGCACAGGTCGTTTACGGCACTTCACTAATGAGACCCTCCTAGATGTCCTGTTCTACAATAGTCCCACCTACTGCCAGACCATCGTGGACACAGTTGCCAGTGAGATCAACAGGCTCTATGCTCTCTTCATGCAGCGAAATCCTGACTTCAGGGGAGCCGTGTCTGTTTCCGGACACAGTCTAGGTGCAAGAGCTTCCATTCGGGAATCAGTATAGTAAATAAATTCAATATTTGTGTGTAACCTTTTGTGTGCTTTACAGGATCCTTAATTCTTTTCGACTTGCTGTCCAATCAGAAGACTGGATTTTCTCCATCGTGTCTGCCAACAGCCAACGGAATTAACCCATCTGATGTCAAACAGGTATCCATTCAGCAAGGATTAGATTATTCAAGGGGACTGTTATGTTTTAAAAGTTGAGGTATAAATAAAAGTAGTCAGTGttacccccccaaaaaagagaaTGTTTTGGATTTTGTGAAGAACTTTGTCCCATCCTGATATCAACGTGGTGTGGTTATTTGCTGTACTAGTACTTAATAGCATAATTTGACAAGATAGCCACGTTGTTCTAGCCATATAACATATAGTCTCAGTCTTATTTTACACAGCAAAATAAACCTCTTTTATTCCCAATTTTCCTTCCAAGGGTAATAATGTGGTTTCTCAGCCACCAGTAGAACCAGAGTCCAAAGAAGATGGGGAGGAGTTTTCCGACTTATCCGCTCTACTGGAGCACCTGGCTCTCTCCGAGTACCAGAGCATATTTGAACTGGAGAAGATCGACGTCGAGTCTCTTGTAAgagaaaaatgtacattatcaTCATTTCATctccaggcagtggtggcctagcaggcaagGAAAGGGACCCGTAattgaaaggttgccggttcgaatcccgaactgccgaggtgccactgagcaaagcaccgttacACTAAGGctgactgttaaaagcagaggacctacatctttgtgtcaccatgtgctgtgctgtgctgtgttttacaatgacaatcacttcacgttcataTCAGTGCCATGATCTAAGTTGAATGTGGGCTTTCCCCCCTCTAGATGATGTGCACTGTGGATGATCTGAAAGAGATGGGCATTCCTTTAGGCCCACGCAAAAAATTTGCCAAGTTTGTTAAAGAACGAGCGAATAAACAGGTCAGTGAGCGCTTTTTGTGGCCTTGTTTCTACTCTTTTTGTTGTACGGGGATTTGTAACAACACTGTGTGGGTAATTTACAGGCAGCAGCATCAGAACAAGCTGCGGCATCTAAAGAAAGTGCCAAGCAAGCTCCATGCCCACAAAATGCAGAACCCATGCCGCAGTCCGCTCCTGCGAAGCTTCCGGTTGGCAGAACAGTGTCGTCCATCCACGTTGATTACAGCTACTTTGAGATTGGAACAGGGCAGGTTAGTTCCTCGTTTTGCTTTGTGCCCTTTTTTAAAGTGTGCATTT
Above is a genomic segment from Denticeps clupeoides chromosome 8, fDenClu1.1, whole genome shotgun sequence containing:
- the sec23ip gene encoding SEC23-interacting protein isoform X2, with product MADRRSGNVPNSSANLLFSTAPEFNFNLPFIPVSQATGPAVLSGDDSTDVGEEDSFLGQTSTTAAPQHSTLSYFSSSSSGSDPFASIGHQPFPPPVSSSAGPAPVSGPPVSQFGGTVYQNPVGRSTPPPSAGTPPPPQATPQPFNPYRHTPTSSRASPYIPAPEVQQTMSPHNYNAYAQPPPAQTFPPAASAFSKPPPPPAQHPVPPAASTMTGPVVPANPMMPYTYNVYEPVQPHWFYCKQVEAKSVWLPFSIFDSLQLEETFNSVQPDPENVVLNTDGGRYDVQLYDRMRTAVYWEEEPTEVRRCTWFYKGDSDSRFIPYSEEFSEKLEAEYKKAVSTNQWHRRLEFPSGETIVMHNPKVIVQFQPSAMPDEWGTTQDGQTRPRVVKRGIDDEHDVPDGEMPQVDHLVFMVHGIGPVCDLRFRSMVECVDDFRAVSLKLLQSHYKKALDDHTISRVEFLPVQWHTALHGDATGVDRRIKKITLPSTGRLRHFTNETLLDVLFYNSPTYCQTIVDTVASEINRLYALFMQRNPDFRGAVSVSGHSLGSLILFDLLSNQKTGFSPSCLPTANGINPSDVKQGNNVVSQPPVEPESKEDGEEFSDLSALLEHLALSEYQSIFELEKIDVESLMMCTVDDLKEMGIPLGPRKKFAKFVKERANKQAAASEQAAASKESAKQAPCPQNAEPMPQSAPAKLPVGRTVSSIHVDYSYFEIGTGQVSVVYHTLDFEPVNFFALGSPIGMFLTVRGLESIEENYQLPTCKGFFNIYHPLDPVAYRIEPMIMPELDIAPVLIPHHKGRKRLHLELKESLSRMGSDLKQGFISSLKSAWQTLNEFARAHTSSAQLQAQLAIVANQIQEEEKKREDEENKMVECSEVQKEEDPPVKIGMLNGGRRIDYVLQEKPIESFNEYLFALQSHLCYWESEDTALLILKEIYKTMGIYPEQMVH
- the sec23ip gene encoding SEC23-interacting protein isoform X1, with protein sequence MADRRSGNVPNSSANLLFSTAPEFNFNLPFIPVSQATGPAVLSGDDSTDVGEEDSFLGQTSTTAAPQHSTLSYFSSSSSGSDPFASIGHQPFPPPVSSSAGPAPVSGPPVSQFGGTVYQNPVGRSTPPPSAGTPPPPQATPQPFNPYRHTPTSSRASPYIPAPEVQQTMSPHNYNAYAQPPPAQTFPPAASAFSKPPPPPAQHPVPPAASTMTGPVVPANPMMPYTYNVYEPVQPHWFYCKQVEAKSVWLPFSIFDSLQLEETFNSVQPDPENVVLNTDGGRYDVQLYDRMRTAVYWEEEPTEVRRCTWFYKGDSDSRFIPYSEEFSEKLEAEYKKAVSTNQWHRRLEFPSGETIVMHNPKVIVQFQPSAMPDEWGTTQDGQTRPRVVKRGIDDEHDVPDGEMPQVDHLVFMVHGIGPVCDLRFRSMVECVDDFRAVSLKLLQSHYKKALDDHTISRVEFLPVQWHTALHGDATGVDRRIKKITLPSTGRLRHFTNETLLDVLFYNSPTYCQTIVDTVASEINRLYALFMQRNPDFRGAVSVSGHSLGSLILFDLLSNQKTGFSPSCLPTANGINPSDVKQGNNVVSQPPVEPESKEDGEEFSDLSALLEHLALSEYQSIFELEKIDVESLMMCTVDDLKEMGIPLGPRKKFAKFVKERANKQAAASEQAAASKESAKQAPCPQNAEPMPQSAPAKLPVGRTVSSIHVDYSYFEIGTGQVSVVYHTLDFEPVNFFALGSPIGMFLTVRGLESIEENYQLPTCKGFFNIYHPLDPVAYRIEPMIMPELDIAPVLIPHHKGRKRLHLELKESLSRMGSDLKQGFISSLKSAWQTLNEFARAHTSSAQLQAQLAIVANQIQEEEKKREDEDEENKMVECSEVQKEEDPPVKIGMLNGGRRIDYVLQEKPIESFNEYLFALQSHLCYWESEDTALLILKEIYKTMGIYPEQMVH